A portion of the Sus scrofa isolate TJ Tabasco breed Duroc chromosome 5, Sscrofa11.1, whole genome shotgun sequence genome contains these proteins:
- the KLRK1 gene encoding NKG2-D type II integral membrane protein isoform X1 translates to MNRHNYKMGLVRDRWAPSSMEIRELHNRDVINRGAFKSRQKRTQTLITSKCGENPSPFFLARSIAIAMGIRFIVMVMIYSGMIINLLFNQEAPSPLKESYCGPCPKNWICYRNSCYQFSNESKTWLQSQASCRSQNSSLLKIYSREDQDFFKLVKSYHWMGLVQIPTNRSWQWEDGSILSPNQITMVEMQNGSCAVYGSSFKGYTENCLTLNTYICMQRIV, encoded by the exons AGATAAGGGAATTGCATAATCGTGATGTGATAAACCGTGGTGCTTTTAAGTCGCGGCAGAAGAGAACGCAGACATTAATCACAAGCAAATGTGGAGAAAACC catCTCCATTTTTCCTTGCCCGATCCATCGCTATAGCTATGGGGATCCGTTTCATTGTAATGGTAATGATATACAGTGGCATGATCATAAATT TGTTATTCAACCAAGAGGCTCCAAGTCCTTTGAAAG AAAGTTACTGTGGTCCATGTCCTAAAAACTGGATATGCTATCGAAATAGCTGCTACCAGTTTTCTAATGAGAGCAAGACCTGGCTCCAGAGCCAAGCTTCTTGTAGATCTCAAAATTCCAGTCTTCTGAAGATATACAGCAGAGAAGACCAG GATTTCTTCAAATTGGTGAAGTCATATCATTGGATGGGATTAGTACAAATTCCAACAAACAGATCCTGGCAGTGGGAAGATGGTTCCATCCTCTCACCTAACCA AATAACAATGGTTGAAATGCAGAATGGAAGCTGTGCAGTCTATGGCTcaagttttaaaggttatacGGAAAACTGCTTAACTCTGAACACATACATCTGCATGCAGAGGATTGTCTAA
- the KLRK1 gene encoding NKG2-D type II integral membrane protein (The RefSeq protein has 6 substitutions compared to this genomic sequence), with the protein MGWIRDRRSPSSMEIRELHNRDVINRGAFKSRQKRTQTLITSKCGENPSPFFLARSIAIAMGIRFIVMVMIYSGMIINLLFNQEAPSPLKESYCGPCPKNWICYRNSCYQFSNESKTWLQSQASCRSQNSSLLKIYSREDQDFFKLVKSYHWMGLVQIPTNRSWQWEDGSILSPNQITMVEMQNGSCAVYGSSFKGYTENCLTLNTYICMKRTV; encoded by the exons AGATAAGGGAATTGCATAATCGTGATGTGATAAACCGTGGTGCTTTTAAGTCGCGGCAGAAGAGAACGCAGACATTAATCACAAGCAAATGTGGAGAAAACC catCTCCATTTTTCCTTGCCCGATCCATCGCTATAGCTATGGGGATCCGTTTCATTGTAATGGTAATGATATACAGTGGCATGATCATAAATT TGTTATTCAACCAAGAGGCTCCAAGTCCTTTGAAAG AAAGTTACTGTGGTCCATGTCCTAAAAACTGGATATGCTATCGAAATAGCTGCTACCAGTTTTCTAATGAGAGCAAGACCTGGCTCCAGAGCCAAGCTTCTTGTAGATCTCAAAATTCCAGTCTTCTGAAGATATACAGCAGAGAAGACCAG GATTTCTTCAAATTGGTGAAGTCATATCATTGGATGGGATTAGTACAAATTCCAACAAACAGATCCTGGCAGTGGGAAGATGGTTCCATCCTCTCACCTAACCA AATAACAATGGTTGAAATGCAGAATGGAAGCTGTGCAGTCTATGGCTcaagttttaaaggttatacGGAAAACTGCTTAACTCTGAACACATACATCTGCATGCAGAGGATTGTCTAA